The following are encoded together in the Asticcacaulis sp. genome:
- a CDS encoding glycoside hydrolase family 88 protein, which produces MCVLPVPMMAQAQAAAAPVSASSIKVSFAPADVIALTEKVADYQIATLAAGWIPPNASWDTPDPKGWVQGALFVGLTDMADHSQNPIYKDLILARGEANKWELGKRVYHADDHVIGQSYLWAAKHGAPADVLKPMQARFDEILAKPADVTLIYPAEGDANCTDRWCWCDALFMAPATWIGLSAATGDPRYAEFAKKEFWATYDVLYDKDEKLFYRDARFFDRRGPNGEKVFWSRGDGWVFAGLARILEVLPASDPDRPRFIALYREMAAKIKSIQLDTGYWAPSLLADPKTALPETSGTAFYTYGLAWGVRNGTLDRAEYEPAIRKGWAALVAAVHPDGKLGYVQPVSDRPDNVGYDDTQFYGVGAFLLAGTAVADLKLQ; this is translated from the coding sequence ATGTGTGTGCTGCCGGTGCCGATGATGGCGCAGGCGCAGGCCGCAGCGGCGCCTGTCAGCGCCAGCTCGATAAAGGTATCGTTCGCGCCGGCGGATGTTATCGCCCTGACCGAAAAGGTGGCCGATTATCAGATCGCCACGCTGGCCGCCGGCTGGATACCGCCCAACGCCTCCTGGGATACGCCGGACCCGAAGGGCTGGGTGCAGGGCGCGCTGTTCGTCGGCCTGACCGACATGGCCGATCACAGCCAAAACCCGATCTACAAAGACCTGATCCTGGCGCGCGGCGAGGCCAATAAATGGGAACTCGGCAAGCGCGTCTATCATGCCGATGACCATGTCATCGGCCAGTCCTATCTGTGGGCCGCGAAACACGGCGCTCCCGCCGATGTACTGAAGCCGATGCAGGCGCGTTTCGACGAGATCCTGGCCAAGCCGGCCGACGTCACCCTGATCTATCCGGCGGAAGGCGATGCCAACTGTACCGATCGCTGGTGCTGGTGCGACGCCCTGTTCATGGCCCCGGCTACCTGGATCGGGCTTTCCGCTGCCACCGGTGATCCGCGCTATGCCGAATTCGCCAAAAAGGAATTCTGGGCCACCTATGACGTGCTTTACGACAAGGACGAGAAGCTTTTCTACCGAGATGCCCGTTTCTTCGACCGCCGCGGTCCGAACGGCGAAAAGGTCTTCTGGAGCCGAGGCGATGGCTGGGTCTTTGCCGGACTGGCACGCATCTTGGAAGTTCTGCCGGCCAGCGATCCCGACCGCCCACGCTTCATCGCACTTTACAGGGAAATGGCAGCGAAGATCAAATCGATCCAACTCGATACCGGCTACTGGGCGCCCTCCCTGCTGGCAGACCCGAAGACCGCGCTGCCGGAGACCAGCGGCACCGCCTTCTATACCTACGGCCTGGCCTGGGGTGTGCGGAATGGCACGCTCGACCGCGCCGAATACGAACCGGCCATCCGCAAGGGCTGGGCGGCTTTGGTGGCGGCGGTTCATCCAGATGGCAAGCTGGGCTATGTCCAGCCGGTCAGCGATCGTCCGGATAATGTCGGTTATGACGACACCCAGTTCTACGGCGTCGGCGCCTTCCTTCTGGCCGGCACCGCCGTGGCCGATCTCAAGCTGCAATAG
- a CDS encoding DUF4861 domain-containing protein, giving the protein MRLISVVALALMATGANAQSLTVHNPGLARDNAVIDLPAPMDARVQSVRIGDAIYPVQALNAKFRLVAPLKAGDTTVTFSPDPAPEQPRRVLVTLNIQDGGHLEGEPNKGGAITGGTFHLRDTFTSPPDHFIHDGLIAFEGIGWESDKVAYRLYLDERNVTDIFGKYGSGMIFPKVGHGFDDYQYPVAWGGDIFKVGASLGVGGIGLLRDGKATQIGPSTITGKVIANGPVTAIAGVDADAIGGGKGSIHATYAITAGSVITEVTIKADQVSEPLVTGLTVHPGDQAFTPQAGGDWTYIAAWGPQEHGPDPIGWAVFYRAADVTGAPVNDGQTLFVQFKSTTDANYRFGARWTQEGKDAVPGIRDLAGFKAWLEQTTDELNHPLTIGY; this is encoded by the coding sequence ATGCGCCTGATATCCGTTGTTGCTCTTGCGCTCATGGCCACGGGTGCAAATGCGCAAAGTCTAACCGTGCATAATCCCGGTCTGGCGCGCGATAATGCCGTGATCGATCTGCCCGCACCGATGGATGCGAGAGTGCAATCTGTCAGAATCGGTGACGCAATCTATCCGGTGCAGGCGCTTAATGCGAAATTCCGCCTGGTAGCGCCGCTGAAAGCCGGTGACACGACCGTGACCTTTTCGCCAGATCCCGCGCCCGAACAGCCCCGGCGTGTGTTGGTGACGCTCAATATCCAGGATGGCGGTCATCTTGAAGGCGAGCCGAATAAAGGCGGTGCCATCACCGGCGGCACCTTTCATCTGCGCGACACCTTCACCTCGCCGCCGGACCATTTCATACACGACGGCCTGATCGCCTTCGAAGGCATCGGTTGGGAATCCGACAAGGTGGCCTATCGCCTCTATCTCGATGAGCGCAATGTCACCGATATCTTCGGCAAATATGGCTCAGGCATGATCTTTCCCAAGGTTGGCCATGGCTTTGATGACTACCAGTATCCGGTGGCCTGGGGTGGCGATATCTTCAAGGTTGGGGCGTCCCTGGGCGTCGGCGGTATCGGGCTGCTGCGTGATGGCAAGGCGACCCAGATCGGCCCTTCGACCATTACCGGCAAGGTGATCGCCAATGGACCGGTGACGGCCATCGCTGGCGTCGATGCCGATGCCATCGGTGGTGGCAAGGGCAGCATCCACGCCACCTATGCCATCACCGCCGGCAGCGTTATCACCGAAGTGACCATAAAGGCCGATCAGGTGTCAGAGCCACTTGTCACCGGCCTGACTGTCCATCCCGGCGACCAGGCATTCACCCCGCAAGCCGGTGGTGACTGGACCTATATCGCCGCCTGGGGGCCGCAGGAGCACGGCCCCGATCCCATCGGCTGGGCGGTGTTCTATCGGGCTGCGGATGTCACGGGCGCACCGGTCAATGACGGCCAGACCCTGTTTGTGCAGTTCAAATCGACAACCGATGCGAACTACCGTTTTGGCGCCCGCTGGACCCAGGAAGGCAAGGACGCCGTGCCCGGCATCCGCGACCTCGCGGGCTTCAAGGCGTGGCTGGAGCAGACGACCGATGAATTAAACCATCCGCTGACAATCGGCTATTAA